The Collimonas fungivorans Ter331 genome has a segment encoding these proteins:
- a CDS encoding GntR family transcriptional regulator — MSSIPSNVSSDPAGQSAAVPASPSASSPTFSPLYQQIKALIMQRLQSGEWKPGELIPSEVELGNRFKVSQGTVRKAIDELAAENLLVRRQGKGTFVATHHEARSQFRFLRLMPDSDQPQVTDKKVIELKRLRAPAEIARLLGMKSGDSAVYVKRVMAFDGVPTILEELWLPGALFKALTLERLVEYKGPMYGLFETEFGTRMIRATEQIRAASADADAAQLLAVEKSSPLLCVERVSFTYGDKPVEVRRGLYVTNRHHYQNELN, encoded by the coding sequence ATGAGTTCCATCCCGTCCAATGTGAGCAGTGACCCCGCCGGCCAGAGCGCTGCTGTTCCTGCATCTCCCTCGGCATCGTCCCCGACCTTCAGTCCCCTCTACCAGCAAATCAAGGCGCTGATCATGCAGCGCCTGCAATCCGGCGAATGGAAGCCGGGCGAACTGATCCCTAGCGAAGTCGAGCTCGGCAACCGTTTCAAGGTCAGCCAGGGCACGGTGCGCAAGGCGATCGACGAGCTGGCCGCGGAAAACCTGCTGGTCCGGCGCCAGGGCAAGGGCACGTTTGTCGCCACCCATCACGAAGCGCGTTCGCAGTTCCGCTTCCTGCGCCTGATGCCGGACAGCGACCAGCCGCAAGTTACCGATAAAAAAGTCATCGAACTGAAGCGCCTGCGCGCGCCGGCGGAAATTGCGCGCCTGCTGGGCATGAAATCGGGCGACTCGGCGGTGTATGTCAAGCGCGTCATGGCGTTCGACGGCGTGCCGACCATACTCGAAGAGCTGTGGCTGCCGGGCGCGCTGTTCAAGGCCCTGACGCTGGAGCGCCTGGTGGAATACAAGGGGCCGATGTACGGCCTGTTTGAAACCGAATTCGGCACGCGCATGATCCGTGCCACCGAGCAGATCCGCGCCGCCAGCGCCGACGCCGATGCGGCGCAGTTGCTGGCGGTGGAAAAATCGTCGCCTTTGTTGTGCGTGGAGCGCGTCTCTTTCACCTATGGCGATAAGCCGGTAGAAGTGCGGCGCGGCTTGTATGTGACCAATCGTCATCACTACCAGAACGAGCTGAACTGA
- a CDS encoding LysR family transcriptional regulator — translation MQDLNDLYYYVQVVDHGGFAPAGRALGMPKSKLSRRLQLLEERLGVRLVQRTTRQFSVTEVGQSYYEHCKAMLVEADAAQDAIELTRGEPRGTVRLTCPVALLHAHVDVMLADFMAANPRVTVLLEATNRRVDVVAEAVDIAIRVRPPPIPDSDLVLRILADRSQCLVASPLLLKGQPLPASPADLSDWPSLGLGTAQQNHVWNLFGPDGAKAAIHHTPRFVTGDMMALLRAAVAGVGIVQLPTMMIREQVAQGTLVHVLNDWRPRHEIIHVVFPSRRGLLPLVRTLIDYLVQRFQALEED, via the coding sequence ATGCAAGATTTAAACGATCTCTATTACTACGTCCAAGTGGTCGACCATGGCGGCTTTGCGCCGGCGGGACGCGCCCTGGGCATGCCGAAGTCCAAGCTGAGCCGGCGCCTGCAGCTGCTGGAGGAGCGCCTGGGCGTGCGGCTGGTCCAGCGCACCACGCGGCAGTTTTCGGTGACCGAAGTGGGGCAGTCCTATTACGAGCACTGCAAGGCGATGCTGGTCGAGGCGGACGCGGCGCAGGACGCCATCGAGCTGACCCGCGGCGAGCCGCGTGGCACCGTGCGTCTGACTTGCCCGGTGGCTTTGCTGCATGCGCATGTGGACGTGATGCTGGCCGATTTCATGGCGGCCAATCCGCGCGTGACAGTATTGCTGGAGGCGACCAACCGCCGGGTCGATGTGGTGGCGGAGGCGGTGGATATCGCGATCCGGGTGCGGCCGCCGCCGATCCCGGACAGCGACCTGGTGCTGCGCATATTGGCGGACCGCAGCCAGTGCCTGGTCGCCAGCCCGCTACTACTGAAAGGGCAGCCGTTGCCGGCGTCGCCGGCGGATCTGAGCGACTGGCCGAGCCTGGGCCTGGGCACGGCGCAGCAAAACCATGTGTGGAACCTGTTCGGGCCGGACGGCGCCAAGGCGGCGATCCATCACACGCCGCGGTTTGTCACCGGCGACATGATGGCCTTGCTGCGGGCGGCGGTGGCCGGCGTCGGCATCGTGCAGCTGCCGACCATGATGATCCGCGAGCAGGTAGCGCAGGGCACGCTGGTGCATGTCTTGAACGACTGGCGGCCACGGCATGAAATCATCCACGTGGTATTCCCATCGCGGCGCGGTTTGCTGCCTTTGGTGCGGACTTTGATCGATTACCTGGTGCAGCGTTTCCAGGCTCTGGAAGAGGACTGA
- a CDS encoding malate dehydrogenase has product MAKSPLRVAVTGAAGQIGYSLLFRIANGDLLGKDQPVILQLLEIPDEKAQKALKGVIMEVDDCAFPLLAGITAHSDPLTAFKDVDVALLVGARPRGPGMERKDLLEANAQIFTVQGKALDAVASRNVKVLVVGNPANTNAYIAMKSAPNLPAKNFTAMLRLDHNRALSQVAAKIGKPVASIEKLFVWGNHSPTMYADYRYATADGASVKDLINDQVWNKDVFLPTVGKRGAAIIEARGLSSAASAANAAIDHVRDWVLGTNGKWTTMGVPSDGSYGIPEGTMFGFPVTTENGEYKIVQGLEIDAFSQERINITLKELQEERDGVKHLVG; this is encoded by the coding sequence ATGGCTAAGTCCCCTCTGCGCGTTGCCGTTACCGGCGCCGCTGGTCAAATCGGTTATTCCCTCCTGTTCCGCATCGCCAACGGCGACCTGCTCGGCAAAGATCAACCAGTCATTTTGCAACTGCTGGAAATCCCTGACGAAAAAGCACAAAAAGCGCTCAAGGGTGTGATCATGGAAGTCGACGATTGCGCCTTCCCGCTGCTGGCCGGCATCACTGCCCACAGCGATCCGCTGACTGCATTCAAGGATGTCGACGTCGCCCTGCTGGTCGGCGCCCGTCCGCGCGGCCCAGGCATGGAACGCAAAGACCTGCTGGAAGCCAACGCCCAGATCTTCACGGTGCAAGGCAAGGCGCTGGACGCTGTCGCTTCGCGCAATGTCAAGGTGCTGGTGGTCGGCAATCCAGCCAACACCAATGCTTACATCGCCATGAAATCGGCGCCTAACCTGCCGGCCAAGAACTTCACCGCGATGCTGCGCCTGGACCACAACCGCGCCCTGTCGCAAGTCGCGGCCAAGATCGGCAAGCCGGTCGCCAGCATCGAAAAACTGTTCGTCTGGGGCAACCACTCGCCAACCATGTACGCCGACTATCGCTACGCGACAGCCGACGGCGCATCGGTCAAGGACCTGATCAACGACCAGGTCTGGAACAAGGACGTGTTCCTGCCGACCGTCGGCAAGCGCGGTGCCGCCATCATCGAAGCGCGCGGCCTGTCGTCGGCTGCTTCGGCCGCCAACGCTGCCATCGACCACGTGCGTGACTGGGTGCTCGGCACCAACGGCAAGTGGACCACCATGGGCGTGCCGTCGGACGGTTCCTACGGCATTCCTGAAGGCACCATGTTCGGTTTCCCTGTCACCACTGAAAACGGCGAATACAAAATCGTCCAGGGCCTGGAAATCGACGCCTTCTCGCAAGAGCGCATCAACATCACGCTGAAAGAACTGCAAGAAGAGCGTGACGGCGTGAAACACCTGGTCGGCTAA
- a CDS encoding pirin family protein: MKKVLGVYSAPRQHWVGDGFPARSMFSYTSHGKQLSPFLLLDYAGPAEFSPTTRPRGVGSHPHRGFETVTIVYKGEVEHRDSTGNGGVIGPGDVQWMTAGSGILHQEFHSEAFTRSGGTLEMVQLWVNLPAKDKMTAPGYQAIVDRDILAVALPDGAGSVRVIAGEFDGHAGPAHTFTPMNVWDMRLNQGASTKLSLPTGWHSALVVLRGTVLVNGETVAREAQMVLLDNDGNSVDIEANNDAVVLVLSGEPIDEAIVGHGPFVMNSQEEIAQAIADFNSGRFARIAEPA, encoded by the coding sequence ATGAAAAAAGTCCTCGGCGTCTACAGCGCACCTCGCCAACATTGGGTCGGTGACGGTTTTCCTGCACGCTCGATGTTTTCGTACACCAGCCACGGCAAGCAACTGAGCCCGTTCCTGCTGCTCGATTACGCCGGTCCGGCTGAGTTCAGCCCCACTACCCGCCCGCGCGGCGTCGGTTCGCATCCGCATCGCGGCTTCGAAACCGTCACCATCGTCTACAAGGGCGAAGTGGAGCACCGCGACTCGACCGGCAACGGTGGCGTGATCGGCCCCGGCGACGTGCAATGGATGACCGCAGGCAGCGGCATCTTGCATCAGGAGTTTCACTCGGAAGCCTTCACCCGTTCCGGCGGTACGCTGGAAATGGTGCAGCTGTGGGTGAACCTGCCGGCCAAGGACAAGATGACGGCGCCTGGCTATCAAGCCATCGTCGACCGCGACATCCTGGCCGTGGCCCTGCCTGACGGCGCCGGCAGCGTGCGCGTGATCGCCGGCGAGTTCGACGGCCATGCCGGTCCGGCCCATACCTTCACGCCGATGAACGTGTGGGACATGCGCCTCAACCAGGGCGCCAGCACCAAGCTGTCGCTGCCCACCGGCTGGCATTCGGCGCTGGTGGTGCTGCGCGGAACCGTGCTGGTCAACGGTGAAACCGTGGCGCGTGAAGCGCAAATGGTGTTGCTCGATAACGATGGCAACAGCGTCGATATCGAAGCCAACAATGACGCCGTGGTGCTGGTGCTGAGCGGCGAGCCGATCGATGAAGCGATCGTCGGCCATGGCCCGTTCGTCATGAACAGCCAGGAAGAAATCGCGCAGGCGATCGCCGACTTCAACAGCGGCCGCTTTGCACGGATCGCAGAACCGGCATAA
- the sdhD gene encoding succinate dehydrogenase, hydrophobic membrane anchor protein: protein MADNNIGANIGPKRLVVGAHYGLRDWLAQRVTAVVMAVYTVILLVSFLTASNFSYDGWAGLFSHQWFKLATFVTLMALFFHAWIGVRDVWMDYVKPVAVRLVLQVATILWLVGCAGWAAQILWRV from the coding sequence ATGGCTGACAACAATATTGGCGCGAATATCGGTCCTAAGCGCCTGGTAGTAGGGGCCCATTACGGTTTGCGCGACTGGCTGGCGCAGCGCGTTACAGCAGTGGTCATGGCGGTCTACACCGTCATCCTCCTGGTTTCTTTCCTCACAGCCAGCAACTTCAGCTATGACGGCTGGGCTGGGCTGTTTTCGCATCAGTGGTTCAAGCTCGCGACATTCGTGACGCTGATGGCGCTGTTTTTCCACGCCTGGATCGGCGTGCGTGATGTCTGGATGGATTATGTCAAGCCGGTTGCCGTGCGCCTGGTCTTGCAAGTTGCCACAATCCTGTGGTTGGTCGGTTGTGCCGGATGGGCGGCGCAGATTTTGTGGAGAGTGTAA
- a CDS encoding DUF2863 family protein: MRRPSKKPSRKSSADSHRLAELAQALIQASSRLEERAWEREIEALLNKHFKARHQEPIDGALEQLFPVEPDAYDALMDVVEACSESSTIDYQGQQYDCLLVGIPLLAWTRFSIGSGPIPSDVMLTLGAHLHAHILAPEVMTAMVPSLYAIDQLPRSHSETYALLQQLSHAALTAAPVRSPADQPQTAPFLADTRYLLAALVAPSGMPLFRWQMMHGQPGHIAADKEQALEQWRNQVTPNMTRLLPGCGIQLLLPEAYFAACREADLQIRPASLRAASYYLSHTLDIASKDLHASIGRFSEQPESGRVDEYRIGFSLGQTNEVIYGVVWPLYGPEEANEEIVSRAGDSEAATAEPETPLEQILSLLRECGIDDIQRHAELFAMEFCDDCGTPLYPDREGDLVHPEMPDDTPAGSAHFH, from the coding sequence ATGCGCCGTCCGTCAAAAAAACCTTCCCGCAAATCATCCGCCGACAGCCATCGCCTGGCCGAGCTGGCGCAGGCATTGATACAAGCCTCCAGCCGTCTTGAGGAGCGCGCATGGGAACGCGAGATCGAAGCCTTGCTCAACAAGCATTTCAAGGCGCGCCACCAGGAGCCTATCGACGGCGCGCTGGAGCAGCTGTTCCCGGTCGAGCCGGACGCCTACGACGCCCTGATGGACGTAGTCGAAGCCTGCAGCGAATCGAGCACCATCGACTACCAGGGCCAGCAATACGACTGCCTGCTGGTCGGCATCCCGCTGCTGGCATGGACCCGTTTTTCGATCGGCTCGGGACCGATCCCGAGCGACGTCATGCTGACCCTCGGCGCCCATCTGCACGCCCACATCCTGGCGCCGGAAGTCATGACCGCCATGGTGCCGTCGCTGTATGCGATCGACCAGCTGCCGCGCAGCCACAGCGAAACCTACGCCCTGCTGCAGCAGCTGTCGCATGCGGCGCTGACCGCGGCGCCGGTGCGCAGCCCGGCCGACCAGCCGCAGACCGCGCCGTTCCTGGCCGACACCCGCTACCTGCTGGCAGCCCTGGTGGCGCCCAGCGGCATGCCGCTGTTCCGCTGGCAGATGATGCATGGCCAGCCCGGCCACATCGCCGCCGACAAGGAACAGGCGCTGGAGCAATGGCGCAACCAGGTCACGCCCAACATGACGCGCCTGCTGCCGGGTTGCGGCATCCAGCTGCTGCTGCCGGAAGCGTATTTCGCTGCCTGCCGCGAGGCTGACCTGCAGATCCGCCCTGCTTCCCTGCGCGCCGCCAGCTACTACCTGTCGCACACGCTGGACATCGCCTCGAAAGACCTGCACGCCAGCATCGGCCGTTTCAGCGAACAGCCGGAAAGCGGCCGCGTCGACGAATACCGCATCGGCTTTTCGCTGGGCCAGACCAACGAAGTGATCTACGGCGTGGTATGGCCGCTGTACGGCCCCGAAGAAGCCAACGAAGAAATCGTCAGCCGCGCCGGCGACAGCGAGGCCGCCACGGCCGAGCCGGAAACCCCGCTGGAACAGATCCTGAGCCTGCTGCGCGAATGCGGCATCGACGACATCCAGCGCCACGCCGAATTGTTTGCCATGGAATTTTGCGACGATTGCGGCACCCCGCTCTACCCGGACCGCGAAGGCGACCTGGTGCATCCGGAAATGCCTGACGATACGCCTGCCGGCTCGGCGCATTTCCACTGA
- a CDS encoding HpcH/HpaI aldolase/citrate lyase family protein produces MHPTQVLFLGKQQPVSLPVCDHYAGAEKLMRKSVALQQELGPVFDITLDCEDGASAGNEAAHAQLVAAVIGGADNRFERIGARVHDSGSAFFEQDVEIICKGAARRLAYLMLPKAESLAEVSAAIALIEHHSSQAGRQALPVHVLIETHGALADVFAIAALPQVQSLSFGIMDFVSAHYGAIPSAAMRSPAQFSHPLVTRAKLEIAAACHAHGKVPSHNVTTDIKDSASVAADAGRAVSEFGYTRMWSIHPQQIRPILNAFTPPQSEIAAAAQILLAARQADWGPIQHEGTLHDRASYRYYWSVLQRAKNNGVALPEGAATLL; encoded by the coding sequence ATGCATCCTACCCAGGTCTTATTCCTAGGCAAGCAGCAGCCGGTCTCGCTACCGGTCTGCGATCATTACGCCGGCGCTGAAAAGCTCATGCGTAAGTCGGTCGCGCTGCAGCAGGAGCTGGGTCCGGTATTCGACATCACGCTCGACTGCGAAGACGGCGCCAGCGCCGGCAACGAAGCAGCACACGCTCAACTGGTGGCCGCCGTCATCGGCGGCGCCGACAACCGCTTTGAGCGCATCGGGGCGCGCGTGCACGATAGCGGCAGCGCTTTTTTCGAACAAGACGTAGAGATCATCTGCAAAGGCGCGGCGCGCCGGCTGGCTTACCTGATGCTGCCCAAGGCCGAAAGCCTGGCCGAGGTGAGCGCCGCCATCGCCCTGATAGAACACCACAGCAGCCAGGCCGGACGGCAGGCTTTGCCGGTCCATGTACTGATAGAAACCCATGGCGCGCTGGCCGACGTGTTCGCCATCGCCGCCCTGCCGCAGGTGCAGTCGCTGTCGTTCGGCATCATGGATTTTGTTTCGGCGCACTACGGCGCCATTCCCAGCGCAGCGATGCGCTCGCCGGCGCAGTTCAGCCATCCACTGGTCACCCGCGCCAAGCTGGAAATCGCCGCGGCCTGCCATGCGCACGGCAAGGTGCCGTCGCATAACGTCACCACCGACATCAAGGACAGCGCCAGCGTCGCTGCCGATGCCGGTCGCGCAGTCAGCGAATTCGGCTATACCCGCATGTGGAGCATCCATCCGCAGCAGATCAGGCCGATATTGAATGCATTCACCCCGCCGCAGTCCGAGATAGCCGCTGCGGCACAGATCCTGCTTGCGGCCCGGCAGGCAGACTGGGGGCCGATACAACACGAGGGCACGCTGCATGACCGCGCCAGTTACCGTTACTACTGGAGCGTCCTGCAGCGTGCAAAAAACAACGGTGTCGCACTACCTGAAGGCGCAGCAACTTTGTTATAA
- a CDS encoding M14 family metallopeptidase codes for MPIKISQQFDAAAIEVVRADSPQQIELNIRKDSHADFTQWFYFRMQGARDEDCTIRFLNAGATTYPKGWENYQAVASYDRENWFRVPTSFDGQVMTISHTPDYDSVYYAYFEPYSWERHLALLGQAEQSPLARVLDIGSTVDGRDMNVLVIGDPDAAKKVWVIARQHPGETMAEWFVEGMVDALLDSANPLATKVLQHAVFYIVPNMNPDGSVRGNLRTNAAGANLNREWMTPTLERSPEVFAVKNKIHETGCDLFLDVHGDEALPYVFVAGSEMLEDFSPQQGVEQQKFIDDFLRASPDFQTEYGYAASKYSSDVLTLASKYIGHTFKCVSLTLELPFKDNAILPDAQVGWDGARSARLGEVVLQPILRAFE; via the coding sequence ATGCCGATAAAAATCAGCCAGCAGTTTGACGCCGCCGCCATTGAAGTAGTGCGCGCGGACAGTCCTCAGCAAATCGAATTGAACATCCGTAAAGATTCTCACGCGGATTTCACCCAATGGTTCTATTTCCGCATGCAGGGTGCGCGCGATGAGGATTGCACCATCCGCTTCCTGAATGCCGGCGCCACCACCTACCCGAAGGGCTGGGAGAATTACCAGGCGGTGGCCAGCTACGACCGTGAGAACTGGTTCCGCGTGCCGACCAGCTTTGACGGCCAGGTCATGACCATCAGCCATACGCCGGATTACGACAGCGTCTACTACGCCTACTTTGAACCGTACTCCTGGGAGCGCCACCTGGCGCTGCTGGGGCAGGCCGAGCAGTCGCCGCTGGCGCGTGTGCTGGATATCGGCAGCACGGTCGACGGCCGCGACATGAACGTGCTGGTGATCGGCGATCCTGACGCTGCCAAGAAGGTATGGGTCATCGCGCGCCAGCACCCGGGCGAAACCATGGCGGAATGGTTTGTCGAAGGCATGGTCGACGCTTTGCTGGACAGCGCCAATCCGCTGGCGACCAAGGTATTGCAGCACGCGGTGTTCTACATCGTGCCGAACATGAATCCGGATGGCTCGGTGCGCGGCAACCTGCGCACCAATGCCGCCGGCGCTAACCTGAACCGCGAGTGGATGACGCCGACGCTGGAGCGCAGCCCTGAAGTGTTCGCGGTCAAGAACAAGATCCACGAAACCGGCTGCGACCTGTTCCTGGACGTGCACGGCGACGAGGCGTTGCCGTATGTGTTTGTGGCGGGCTCGGAGATGCTGGAGGATTTCAGTCCGCAGCAGGGCGTCGAGCAGCAGAAATTCATCGACGATTTCCTGCGCGCCAGCCCGGATTTCCAGACTGAATACGGCTACGCCGCGAGCAAGTACAGCAGCGACGTGCTGACCCTGGCGTCCAAGTATATCGGCCACACTTTCAAGTGCGTGTCGCTGACGCTGGAGCTGCCGTTCAAGGATAACGCCATCCTGCCGGATGCGCAGGTCGGCTGGGACGGCGCACGCAGTGCGCGCCTGGGCGAGGTGGTGCTGCAGCCGATCTTGCGGGCGTTCGAATAA
- the acnA gene encoding aconitate hydratase AcnA translates to MSRNTLNTLKEFKISDSKKGKFYSLPALEKKLGVNISRLPVSIRIVLESVLRNCDGKKVTEEHVKQLAGWGATAARTDEIPFVVARVVLQDFTGVPLLADLAAMRNVAASLGKNAKNIEPLVPVDLVVDHSVQIDHFREKKALDLNMKLEFQRNNERYQFMKWGMQAFDTFGVVPPGFGIVHQVNLEYLARGVHKKDSVYYPDTLVGTDSHTTMINGIGVVGWGVGGIEAEAGMLGQPVYFLTPDVVGVNLTGQLREGVTATDLVLTITELLRKAKVVGKFVEFFGEGTASLSLTDRATIANMAPEYGATMGFFPVDDATIEYFEGTGRSKAEIDAFAGYFKAQNLYGIPKAGDIDYTTVVELDLATVAPSLAGPKRPQDRIEIGNVKANFAELFSKPIAENGFNKKVEDLDATYTNADGVKLQNGDVLIAAITSCTNTSNPSVMLAAGLLAKKAVEAGLKVPAHIKTSLAPGSRVVTEYLEAAGLLPYLEKLGFGVTAYGCTTCIGNAGDLTPAMNEAIVKNDVVASAVLSGNRNFEARIHPNIRSNFLASPPLVVAYAIAGNMTRDLMTEPVGKGKGGKDIYLGDIWPTSQEVAKLMKFAMNAKTFKANYADVKGAPGKLWEAIKGVAGGEVYNWPKSTYIAEPPFFQDFTMVPKAAATGITGARALGVFGDSITTDHISPAGSIKESSPAGKWLIANGVLKADFNSYGSRRGNHEIMMRGTFANVRIKNLMIPATPDGSRIEGGITLFQPSGEETSIYDAAMQYVKDGVPTMVFAGEEYGTGSSRDWAAKGTQLLGVKAVFARSFERIHRSNLVGMGVLPLQFLGTDSVQTLGITGNETFDLKGIDGEIKPQQDATLVIHRANGETKEVKVLLRIDTPIEVDYYKHGGILPFVLRQLLAA, encoded by the coding sequence ATGTCCCGCAACACGTTGAACACACTTAAGGAATTCAAGATTTCCGACTCCAAGAAAGGCAAGTTCTATTCCTTGCCTGCGCTGGAGAAAAAACTTGGCGTCAACATCTCGCGCCTGCCGGTGTCGATCCGTATCGTGCTGGAATCCGTACTGCGTAACTGCGACGGCAAGAAAGTCACCGAAGAACACGTTAAGCAGTTGGCCGGCTGGGGCGCGACCGCGGCCCGCACCGACGAAATCCCGTTCGTGGTGGCGCGCGTAGTGCTGCAAGACTTTACCGGCGTGCCGCTGCTGGCCGACCTGGCCGCGATGCGCAACGTCGCCGCCTCGCTCGGCAAGAACGCCAAGAACATCGAACCGCTGGTGCCGGTCGACCTGGTGGTCGACCACTCGGTGCAGATCGACCACTTCCGTGAAAAGAAGGCGCTCGACCTCAACATGAAACTGGAATTCCAGCGCAACAACGAGCGCTACCAGTTCATGAAATGGGGCATGCAGGCATTCGACACGTTCGGCGTCGTGCCTCCTGGCTTCGGCATCGTCCACCAGGTCAACCTGGAATACCTGGCGCGCGGCGTCCACAAGAAGGATTCGGTGTATTACCCGGACACCCTGGTCGGCACTGATTCGCACACCACCATGATCAACGGCATCGGCGTAGTCGGCTGGGGCGTGGGCGGCATCGAGGCGGAAGCCGGCATGCTGGGCCAGCCGGTCTACTTCCTGACACCGGACGTGGTCGGCGTCAACCTCACCGGCCAGCTGCGCGAAGGCGTCACCGCCACCGACCTGGTACTGACCATCACCGAACTGCTGCGTAAGGCAAAAGTGGTCGGCAAGTTTGTCGAATTCTTCGGCGAGGGCACTGCCTCGCTGAGCCTGACCGACCGCGCCACCATCGCCAACATGGCGCCTGAATACGGCGCCACCATGGGCTTCTTCCCGGTTGACGATGCGACCATCGAATACTTCGAAGGCACCGGCCGCAGCAAGGCGGAAATCGACGCCTTTGCCGGCTACTTCAAGGCACAAAACCTGTACGGCATTCCAAAGGCCGGCGACATCGACTACACCACCGTGGTCGAACTCGACCTGGCTACTGTTGCGCCATCGCTGGCGGGTCCAAAGCGTCCGCAAGACCGTATCGAAATCGGCAACGTCAAAGCCAACTTCGCGGAACTGTTCAGCAAGCCTATCGCAGAAAACGGCTTCAACAAGAAAGTGGAAGACCTGGATGCGACCTACACCAACGCCGACGGCGTCAAGCTGCAAAACGGCGATGTGCTGATTGCCGCCATCACTTCCTGCACCAACACTTCCAACCCAAGCGTCATGCTGGCGGCTGGTTTGCTGGCCAAGAAAGCGGTTGAAGCCGGCCTCAAGGTACCTGCCCACATCAAGACTTCGCTGGCCCCTGGCTCGCGCGTCGTCACCGAGTACCTGGAAGCGGCCGGCCTGCTGCCATACCTGGAAAAACTCGGCTTCGGCGTCACTGCCTACGGCTGCACCACCTGCATCGGCAACGCCGGCGACCTGACCCCAGCCATGAACGAAGCCATCGTCAAGAACGACGTGGTGGCGTCGGCTGTGTTGTCGGGCAACCGCAACTTCGAAGCACGTATCCATCCGAACATCCGCTCCAACTTCCTGGCCTCGCCGCCGCTGGTGGTCGCTTACGCGATCGCCGGCAATATGACGCGCGACCTGATGACCGAACCGGTCGGCAAGGGCAAGGGCGGCAAGGACATCTACCTGGGCGATATCTGGCCGACCTCGCAGGAAGTCGCCAAGCTGATGAAGTTCGCGATGAATGCCAAGACTTTCAAGGCCAACTACGCTGACGTCAAGGGCGCACCGGGCAAGCTGTGGGAAGCCATCAAGGGCGTCGCCGGCGGCGAAGTCTACAACTGGCCGAAATCGACCTACATCGCCGAACCGCCGTTCTTCCAGGACTTCACCATGGTGCCGAAGGCAGCTGCCACCGGCATCACCGGCGCCCGCGCGCTGGGCGTGTTCGGCGATTCGATCACCACCGACCACATCTCGCCAGCCGGTTCCATCAAGGAATCCAGCCCGGCAGGTAAATGGCTGATCGCCAACGGCGTGCTGAAGGCTGACTTCAACTCCTACGGTTCGCGCCGCGGCAACCACGAAATCATGATGCGCGGCACCTTCGCCAACGTCCGCATCAAGAACCTGATGATTCCTGCGACACCGGACGGTTCACGGATTGAGGGCGGCATCACGCTGTTCCAGCCGAGCGGCGAAGAAACCTCGATCTATGACGCCGCCATGCAATACGTCAAGGACGGCGTGCCGACCATGGTGTTTGCCGGTGAAGAGTACGGCACAGGTTCGTCGCGCGACTGGGCGGCCAAGGGCACCCAGCTGCTGGGCGTGAAGGCTGTGTTTGCGCGTTCGTTCGAGCGTATCCACCGCTCCAACCTGGTCGGCATGGGCGTGCTGCCTCTGCAATTCCTCGGCACCGACAGCGTCCAGACCCTGGGCATCACCGGCAACGAGACCTTCGACCTGAAGGGCATCGACGGCGAAATCAAGCCGCAGCAAGACGCTACCCTGGTGATTCATCGCGCCAACGGCGAAACCAAGGAAGTCAAGGTCCTGCTGCGTATCGATACGCCGATCGAAGTCGACTACTACAAACACGGCGGCATCCTGCCGTTCGTGCTGCGCCAGTTGCTGGCAGCATAA
- the sdhC gene encoding succinate dehydrogenase, cytochrome b556 subunit — translation MSEAAKPNRPQFRNINITQIVGYRLPLAGIISILHRISGLLMFLLLPFILFLLDKSLVSESSFEYFKGFTSNWFVKLVILALSWAYLHHFCAGIRHLVMDNHIGLTKDSARKSAAGVLIVSVPLALIVALKLFGAF, via the coding sequence ATGTCCGAAGCCGCGAAACCCAATCGGCCACAGTTTCGTAATATAAACATTACTCAAATTGTCGGTTACCGCTTGCCGCTGGCAGGCATTATTTCGATTTTGCATCGCATTAGTGGCTTGTTGATGTTTTTGCTCTTGCCTTTTATCTTGTTCTTGCTGGATAAAAGCCTGGTATCTGAAAGTTCTTTCGAATACTTCAAAGGCTTTACGTCGAACTGGTTCGTAAAGCTTGTCATCCTGGCCCTGTCCTGGGCTTACCTGCACCACTTCTGCGCCGGCATCCGCCACCTCGTCATGGATAACCACATCGGCCTGACCAAGGATAGCGCGCGCAAATCGGCTGCCGGTGTCCTGATCGTCAGCGTGCCGCTGGCGCTGATCGTTGCATTGAAACTGTTCGGAGCATTCTGA